Part of the Vagococcus teuberi genome, AGAGACAAAACAACTAGGAGAATCACTTTTGACACCAAGCCATGTGAGTGCACGAATAGATACACGAGTCATTGCAAGAGATGAAGCGATTAACGTGTTGCGAGAGGAAGGATTAGAAGTAGAGGAAAGTCAGATTTCACCTTATGGAGTGGTTGCTGAAAAAGGATTTTTAGCAAGTAGCTCATTGTTTAAAGAAGGAAAAATGACCATTCAAGATGAAAGTTCTATGTTAGTGGCACCAAGTATGCAAATCAATGTAAATGATACTGTGCTAGATGCCTGTGCAGCACCTGGTGGGAAAACAACACACATCGCCACTTTCTTAGAAGCGGATAAAGGTGGTAAAGTGATTTCATTAGACATCCATCAACATAAAATAAAATTGATCGAGTTAAATGCAGAAAGATTACATGTTGAAGATGTTGTTGAGGCGATATTACTAGATGCAAGAGAAGTGAAAAATAACTTTCCAGATGATTGTTTTGACCGAGTGCTAATTGATGCACCGTGTTCAGGTTTAGGATTATTACGTCGAAAACCAGATATTAAATATCATAAAACTCCTGAAGATTTTATGAACTTGCAACGGATTCAATTAGAAATTTTAGAAAGTATTGTGTCAAAAGTATCACAATGCGGTATAATTACGTATAGTACATGTACGTTAACTCATGAAGAAAATAAAGATGTGGTAGAGAAGTTTTTAAACAAACACCCTGAATTTGAGTTGATAGATGTCTCTGGATCAGAGGAACTAGAAAAAAGTTATCACCAGAAACAGTTACAATTATACCCACATCATTACCATACAGATGGATTTTTCATCAGTTGTTTCAAACGAAAAACATAGATTAAGGGAGTGTAAACATGCAAATTGAATTCCAAACGAGTGTAGGACGTAAGAGAAAAAATAATCAAGATACTGTTGGTGTCTATAAAAATAAAAAAAATATTACGTTAGCTATTGTAGCTGACGGAATGGGTGGACATCAAGCTGGAGACACAGCAAGTTATCTTGCTGTTACTGGATTAGGCGAAGTTTGGGAAGAAACCATGTTAACTCAAAAAGATGATGTGTGTGATTGGTTAGTCGATCATATACAAGAAGAAAATGCACGAATTTTTGATCAAGGAAGTATAAACCCAGAGATGTTTGGTATGGGGACAACCATCGTTTCCACGGTTATTTTAGAAGATGAATTAATTTTAGCGCATGTGGGCGATAGCCGGGCTTATATTGTTCGTGATGAGGAAATTAAGCAATTAACAGATGATCATTCATTAGTGAATGAATTGATAAAAACAGGTGAAATTTCAGCAGAAATGGCACAAAATCATCCTAAGAAAAATATTTTGGTTCGTTCAATCGGCGTACCAGGTGAAGTGGAAGTAGATATTTCTCTTATCTCATTTAAGCCACAGGACATGATTTTACTATGCTCTGATGGATTGACAAATATGTTAACCGATGACGAAATTAAAGAAGTTATGTTGACGGATTCACTATTAAAAAATCGAGTGGAAAAATTGATAGAACTGGCTAATATAGCAGGTGGAACAGATAACATTACGGTGTTAATAATCGATTTTGACGATGACTTACAGGAGGATACACCATGATAAACATAGGAACAAAAATAGGGGGACGCTATGAAATAATTGGTAATATTGGTAGCGGTGGTATGGCAAATGTTTATTTGGCTCGAGATCTGATTTTGAATCGTGAAGTTGCAATTAAAGTATTGCGTTTTGATTTTCAAGATGACCAAAATGCAATTCGACGTTTTCAACGTGAAGCACTAGCAGCAACAGAAATGGTTCATCCCAATATTGTGAGTGTTTATGATGTTGGTGAAGAAAATGGCATGCAGTATATTGTCATGGAATATGTTCGAGGAACAGATTTAAAACACTATATTCGTAACTATTCCCCAATCCCATTAGATACGGTTGTTTATATGATGGAACAAATTTTGTCAGCTGTTTCACTTGCCCATGAACATGGCATTATTCACCGAGATTTGAAGCCGCAAAATATTTTAGTTGATGAACAAGGCAATGTGAAAATTACTGATTTTGGTATTGCAATCGCGTTATCTGAGACATCTTTAACTCAAACTAATACACTGCTTGGTTCTGTTCATTATTTATCACCAGAACAAGCAAGAGGTGGTATGTCGACTAGGCAATCAGATATTTATGCTTTAGGGATTATTCTCTATGAGTTGTTAACAGGACAGGTGCCCTTTGAAGGAGAATCAGCTGTTTCAATCGCATTGAAACACTTCCAAAAAGATGTGCCATCAGTCCGTCAATATAATCCAAGTATTCCTCAGGCATTAGAAAATGTTGTGCTTCATGCAACAGCGAAAGAAGTGTCTGATCGATACAAAACAGTCAATGACATGTATTCAGATTTGAGTACTTCTCTAAGCCCTGAAAGAGCAAATGAACCAGTTTACGCACCAAGTTCTATGACAGATGAGACAATCATGTTAACTCCTGTTAAAGAACCTGAACCAGTCGTATCAAAAATGCCATTAGAAGAATCTGATTTGGATTTACATAGTCAAAATGATGAAACATCAAATGACAAACCTCGATCGAAAAAAAGAGGAAAGGCAATTGCTGCTATTCTTGGTATACTAGTTGTGATAGGTATTGGATTATTCGCATTAGGAACTAAGCAAGATGAGGTGACTATTCCTAATATAGAAAACATGCCACAGTCTGAAGCGATTAAGGCATTAGAAGCAAAGAAAATTAAAGTTAATCCTAAAATAGAGACAATTTCTGATGATAAAATAGAAGAAGGACGTGTTGTTAAAACACAACCACCTATTGGATCTAAAATCAAGCAAAAGGGAGAAATTGTTCTGTATATCAGTTCGGGTAAAAAATCTGTCTCGATGATGGATGTTGAGGGAATGTCAAAAAATGAAGCAAAACAAGCGCTAATAAAATTTGGATTTAAAGAAAATAACATTAGTGAAAAACAGGAAGCTTCTAGTGATGTCGAAAAAGATAATGTTATGTCACAAAGTATTCAACCTGGAACAGAAATTGTTCCTGAAAATGAAAAAATTACATTAACTATTAGTAAAGGTCCGGATAGCTTTTCGCTTGCTTATTTGACAGGATACACACGAGACCAAGTAGCTAGATATATTGATAGTGAAGGATTGTTATTACGAAGTGAAGGACAGGATTATAGTTCCTCTGTTCCACAAGGACAAGTTCTATACACAACACCCGCTGGAGGAACACCAGTTAAAAAAGGTGATTATATTACAGTAGTTTATTCATTAGGACCTGAACCTGTGAAAACTGAACCAAGTAGTTCAACAGAACATTCAAGCGACACAACAGATTCTACTGAAACGACACAACATTCTGGAGACGGAAATCAAACTAATCAAAATCAAGGAAACCAAAATAATAATCAACAAAATCAAAATAATGGAAATACCAAGCCAAGTCAAAGTGAACCAAAAGAGAAAAAAGAATAGATATTTAGAATGATTAAAAAGTGATTATTGATATCGTAGTAATGATGTCGATAATTGCTTTTTTGTATTTGTGTAATGTATGTTCTGTCTATATAAGTCTGTATAAAAAAAGAAAAAGGGTGTAAAAATATGGTACAATAACACATAGAATAATGTGATTATCAAAGGAGGAAGTAAATGCCTAAAGGACAAATCTGTAAAGCGTTAAGTGGTTTTTATTACATTGACTATAAAGGCAAGCGTTATCAAACACGAGCGCGAGGGAATTTTAGAAATCGAAATATTACACCACTTGTTGGTGATTGGGTAGAATTTGAAAGTACAAATGAAACAGATGGCTATATTTTAGATGTTTATGAACGAAAAAATGATTTAGTTAGACCACCTGTTGCTAACATTGATCAAGGTGTCGTTGTATCGAGCTGTGTGGAACCTAATTTTTCTACTAATCTATTGGATCGATTTTTGGTTACGTTATCTGAAAAAGATATTGCGCCTATTATTTATGTTACGAAGATGGACTTAGCTAGTGATGATGTGAAGCAAGAGATGATAGAAATCCAGAAAGACTATGAACAGATTGGTTACCCTGTTTTACTTGCAGAGAAAGAATCTTTAGAAGATTTAACAGATTTTTTTAAAGATAAGTTAACGGTGTTTATGGGACAATCAGGGGCAGGTAAGTCAACTTTGTTAAATCAATTATCACCAGATTTATCATTAAAAGTAGGAGAGATTTCCGAAAGTTTGGGACGAGGTCGCCATACAACGAGACATGTTGAACTGATTGATTTATTTGACGGATTAGTAGCAGATACTCCTGGTTTTAGTTCGATTGATTTCTTAGAAATGACATTAGATGAATTGCCGAAACGTTTTCCAGAATTTGTTGAAGCGTCGGTTTACTGTAAATTTAGAGAATGCAAACATCGTCATGAACCAAAATGTGAAGTGAAGAGAAAAGTTGAAACTGGTGAAATATTAGCTAGTCGATATGATCACTATTTACAATTTTATGATGAGATTAATAACCGAAAACCAGTATATAAAAAAAATAAATAAAAGTGAGGAAAAACTATGGTAAAGATAGCACCATCAATATTAAGCGCAGATTTTTCAAAATTGGGAGAAGATGTTAAACGTGTTGATAAAGCTGGAGCAGATTATATTCACATTGATGTAATGGATGGACAATTTGTTCCAAATATTACGTTCGGTCCAGCACTTATTTCATCTATTCGTCCTATGACTGATTTAATTTTTGATGTTCACTTGATGATAGTAGATCCGGAACGTTTTATTGATGAGTTTGTAAAAGCTGGTTCTGATATTATTACAGTTCATGCTGAAAGTACGACTCATTTACACCGTGTCATTCAACAAATTAAAGCGAGTGGCGTAAAAGCTGGAGTTGTCATTAATCCAGGAACACCAGTTGAAGTGATTAAACCTGTTTTATCAATGGTTGATTTAGTCTTAGTGATGACAGTTAATCCAGGATTTGGTGGTCAAAAATTCATCTTAGAATGTTTAGATAAAGTAAGTGAACTAGCAGAGTTACGACAAGCTAATGGATACACTTATGAAATTGAAGTTGACGGTGGCGTGGATGATAAGACTGCAAAAGAATGTGTCAAAGCAGGAGCAGATGTGTTAGTGGCCGGATCATATGTTTATAAATATGATGATGTCGCTGAGCCGATTAAAAAATTAAAAGAAGCAGGTAAGTAATGAAAAAGTCGGTTATTGTGTTGGCCGGTAGTGATAAATCATTATGGCCAAGCATGGATATATTTGATGAAGCAAGTCATATTATTGGGGTTGATAGGGGAGCTTACGAAGGTGTTCGTCATGGCTTATCTGTTGATGTGGCGGTAGGTGATTTTGACTCACTAAGTTCTGAAGAACTTTCTTATGTTAAAGAACATGTAGAAAAAGTGACACAATACCCAGCTGAAAAAGATGAAACGGATACTGAAATTGGTATTTCTGTCGCTAGTGAACTATCAGAAGACGCTAAAATCATCCTAATAGGTGGCACTGGTGGGCGAATAGATCATTTTCTAGCTAATCTATGGTTGCCATTGCAAGATCGCTTTAAATCAGTCACTACAAGGCTTGTGATAAAAGACAATCAAAATACGATTTCTTATTTTCTGCCAGGAGATTATACTCTTGAAAAAGAGCCAGATAAAAAATATTTAGCATATGTTTGTTTAACACCTATGACACATTTATCTTTATATGATGCGAAGTATCGTTTAGATGATGTTGATGTGATGCAACCAACTTCCTATGCAAGTAATGAATTCGTTGGTAAAACGACAAGGTTTTCGTTTTCAAGTGGCATCATGTGTGTCATTCAATCTAAAGACAAATAAAAAAAGCAGCCTCTAGTTAGGTTGCTTTTTTAATATCTATTTTATTAAACGCGTTCAACTTTACCAGATTTCAAAGCACGAGCAGAAACCCAAACTTTTTTTGGTTTACCGTCAACTAAAATACGAACTTTTTGAAGATTAGCTCCCCAAGTACGTTTAGATGCGTTCATTGCGTGAGAACGGTTGTTACCAGTTCTTGCTTTACGACCAGTTATATAACATTGTTTTGCCATGATATTCCCTCCTTTGCTTTGCTGGCATTTTTACGATTCTATTAATCATACTAAAATAATTTATCATAAAAAGAAACAAAAAGCAATAAAAAATATGATAAAGTTACAATAAGAGTGATGTTATAAGCGTTTAAAGATAATTATTCTTTAATAAAAATCGTCTTTATGATAAACTAAAGAATGATAATGGGTAATACTGACTTTGAGGAGGTAGTAAAATGGCTGTAAAAATTAAAACACAAGCTGGAACCATTGAAATTTCAAATGATGTTATAGCAACAGTTGTCGGTGGTGCTGCCACAGATATTTACGGGATCGTTGGTATGGCAAGCAAAAATCAAATTAAAGACAATTTAAATGATATTTTAGGTAAAGAAAACTATTCTCGTGGGGTAGTAGTACGCCAAGAAGAAAACGGTGTAGCAGTAGATGTGTACATTATGGTAAGCTACGGAACAAAAATTTCTGAAGTAAGTCGTAATGTGCAAGAAAAAGTCAAATACAATCTTGAAACAATGCTTGGCGTTGTTGCAAATTCAGTAAATGTTTTTATCCAAGGCGTGCGTGTGCAACCTGAATAAAATCATGTGCTATTAAGTGTTAAACATACGAGGAGGAACATTTTAGTGGAACTAAAAGCAATCAACGGAGGGCAATTTCAAGCAATGGTACAAGTCGGCGCCAACAGACTGAACCAAAACGCAGAATTTGTCAATTCTTTAAATGTTTTCCCTGTACCAGATGGTGATACGGGAACAAATATGGATTTATCGATGACTAGTGGAGCAAAAGCTGTTAGAGAGGCAACAACGGAACATGTTGGAGAATTAGCCGCAATCTTATCTAAAGGCCTTTTAATGGGTGCTCGTGGAAATTCTGGCGTTATCTTGTCACAATTATTTAGAGGATTCTCAAAAAAAATTGAAGATAAAGAAGAATTAAACGCACAAGACTTAGCAGATGCGTTTAAAAATGGTGTAGAAGTTGCGTATAAAGCAGTGATGAAACCTGTTGAAGGAACAATTTTAACTGTCTCTAGAGGTGCTGCGATTGCCGCTGAGAAAAAAGCAAAAGAGAGTGATGATGCATTAGAAGTCATGGAAGCTGCTCTTAAAGGTGCTAAAAAAGCGTTAGCTAAAACACCTGATATGTTGCCTGTCTTAAAAGAAGTTGGCGTTGTCGATAGTGGTGGACAAGGACTTGTTTTTATCTATGAAGGTTTCGTTGAGTCTTTATCTGGCAAAGTAGTTGAAAGTGAAATTTATCAACCATCACCAGCTCAAATGGAAGAGATGGTTAATGCTGAACATCATCGCAGTGTTCAAAGCCATATGTCAACTGAAGACATTAAATTTGGTTACTGTACAGAAATCATGGTAAAAATTGGTGAAGGACCAACAGTTGATAGTACGTTTGATTATGACACATTTAGAAATTACTTAAATGAAATTGGTGATTCATTATTAGTTGTAGCCGATGATGAAATCATCAAAGTTCATGTTCATACAGAGCAACCTGGTGAAGTCATGAATTATGGTCAAAAATTTGGTTCATTAATCAAAATCAAAGTGGATAATATGCGCTTGCAACATGAATCATTACTTGATACTCCAAGTGTACCAGCTGTAGAAGAACCAAAAGAAAAAGTACCTTATGGTATTATTTCAATTGCTGCTGGTAAAGGGGTTCAAGACTTGTTTAGTAGCATGGGTGTTAATCACGTGATTAGTGGTGGACAAACAATGAATCCAAGCACAGAGGATATTATGTTAGCCATCCAATCAGTGAACGCTGAAAACGTGATTATCTTACCTAATAATAAAAATATCTTCATGGCAGCTGATCAAGCCGCTGAAGTGAGTGATGTGCCAACGATCGTGATTCCATCAAAAACAATTTCTCAAGGAATGACGGCACTATTAGGATTTAATGATCAAGTATCACTTGAAGAAAATCAAAAAAACATGTTAGAAATGCTTGATGGTGTAACAAGCGGTCAAGTCACAACGGCTGTTCGTGACACAAGCATTGATGGCGTTGAAATTAAAAAAGACGATAACTTGGGCATGGTTGAAGGGAAAATTGTGGTATCAATGCCAAGTCGTTTTGATGCAAGTTTAGAAACATTAAAACAAATGATTGATGATGACACTGAAATTGTGACAATCTTAATTGGTGAAGATGGAACAAGTGAAGAAGCATCATTATTAGAAGAAGCGTTGCTTGAAATGGATAGTGATTTAGAAGTTGAGATTCATCAAGGAGATCAACCAGTTTATCCATATTTATTTGCAGCTGAATAAGATAAAAAAGTCAAACATTGGTTTGACTTTTTTTACAGTTAAAAAGGAGGAGTCAAAGTGAAACAGTTAAGTGATAGTGTCGCGACACTTAGTGGTGTTGGCCCAAAGCGTGTGGAGACACTCAAAACATTACACATAGAAACGATTAATGATTTACTGACACATTATCCGTTTCGCTATGACGATATCCAAGAAAAAAAGTTAGAAGAAATTAGTGATCAAGAAAAAGTAGTCTTAAAAGGTATTGCCATTTCTGATGGGGTAGTCAATTACTATGGGCATAAAAAAAGCCGTTTAGTTTTTCGAATGATGGTGGAGCAGGCTGTTATAACTGTGACGTTTTTCAATCAACCCTTTTTAAAAAATAAAATTCGTTCGTCAGAGGAAATTGCAGTTTTTGGTAAATGGGACGCAAAGAGAAAGTCGTTAACAGGCCTAAAAATAATGGCGACACAGCAGCAAGAAGAAGAGTTTACTCCCATCTATAGTGTGAATAAACATATCAAACAACAAACACTGGTTCAACTGATTAAACAGGGGTTTGAAGGGTACGGTGAGTTGGTTGAAGAAAACTTACCGGATTATTTATTGGACAAATATAAGCTGATGCCTAAACAACAAGCTGTTAGAGCCATGCATTTTCCAGAATCAATTGAAGAAAATCGTTTAGCAAAAAGGCGACTAGCTTTTGAAGAATTTTTCTTATTCCAATTAAAGATGATTCAACTAAAAGAAGAAGAAACAGCCAAAGAACATGGTAATCCTATTTTATATGATGTGGATGAATTGAAACAGTTTATTAAGACGTTACCGTTTGAATTAACGAATGCTCAAAAACGAGTTGTCAACGAAATTTGTGCTGACATGAGAAGTCCCTATCACATGCATCGCTTACTGCAAGGAGATGTAGGGAGTGGAAAAACAATGGTAGCAGCACTTGCTTTGTTTGCCGCTTACACGGCATCCTATCAAGGAGCATTAATGGTGCCAACAGAAATTTTAGCAGAACAACATATGGAAAGTCTAAGTGAATTGTTTGAAAATACACCAGTTAGAGTAGCGTTATTAACTGGTTCGACAAAAGCGAAAGCACGTCGTCAAATATTAGCTGAACTAGCAGAAGGTGAAATTGATATTTTAGTTGGGACACATGCCTTAATCCAAGAAGAAGTACAATTTTCTAATTTGGGTATTGTCATCACAGATGAGCAACATCGTTTTGGTGTGAATCAGCGAAAAATATTACGAGAAAAAGGCAATCATCCAGATGTGTTGTTTATGACAGCGACACCAATTCCTAGAACGTTGGCCATCACAACTTATGGCGAAATGGATGTTTCGATTATTGATGAGTTACCAGCCGGACGAAAACCCATCGAAACACGTTGGGCATTGCCAAAACAATTGGATAGTATTTTAGAAACTATGCGTGAGTTAGTAAGACAAGGGCAACAAGCGTATGTGATTTGTCCGTTGATTGAAGAGTCAGAGATGTTAGATGTGAAAAATGCAACGGAAATTTACGAGCACTTATCTACCTTTTTCTCTCCGACGTATCATGTTGATTTATTACATGGCAAGATGAAGGCTGATGAAAAAGACGCCATCATGCAAAAGTTCAAAGACAACGACACACAAGTATTGGTTTCAACAACTGTTATTGAGGTTGGAGTAAATGTCCCGAATGCTACCATGATGGTTATTATTGATGCAGACCGTTTTGGTTTAGCCCAGCTTCATCAGTTACGTGGACGTGTTGGACGTGGGAAAAAAGTGTCTTATTGTGTGTTGATAGCTAATCCAAAGAGTGAGCAAGGTAAAGAGCGAATGAAAATCATGACTGAAACGACAGATGGTTTTGTATTGAGTCAAAAAGATTTGGAAATGCGAGGTCCTGGAGACTTTTTCGGCGCCAAACAATCTGGTTTGCCTGAATTTAAAGTTGGGGATATGGTAGCTGATTTTATTATGTTAGAAACAGCAAGAGAAGAAGCCATCAGTCTTTGGAAAACGCCTGATTGGGTACAGGATAAATCGTTTGCACCATTAGCTAAGAGTATCAAGAGCACAACATATCAATTAAATCATTTAGATTAACATGCTATAATAAACCTAAATTGTAAAAAAGTGAGGAATCTTATCATGAAAATAGCCGTAGATGCTATGGGCGGAGACAACGCACCAAAAGCCATTGTTGAAGGTGTGATGTTAGCCAAAAAAGATTTTCCAGATATTGAATTTTTATTATTTGGAAAAGAATCAGCGATTAAAGAATATGTGACAGACGATAAAAATATTACGATTATTCACACAGATGAAAAAATTGAAAGCGATGATGAGCCAGTTAAAGCGATTCGACGAAAAAAACAATCCTCAATGGTCTTAGCTGCCCAAGCTGTTAAAGAAAAACAAGCAGACGCGTTGTTTTCTGCAGGTAATACGGGGGCTCTTTTAGCAGCTGGGCTGTTTGTTGTTGGACGTATCAAACAAGTTGAACGTCCAGGACTGATGACAACGATGCCAGTTTTTACAGGTGGAAAAGGGGCTGGATTTGATTTTATTGATATGGGAGCAAACGCTGATAATAAACCGGAACATTTATTAACATATGGTATCTTAGCTTCTTATTATGCTAGTCAAGTTCGTGGCGTGAAAAATCCTCGTGTCGGTCTTTTAAACAATGGGACGGAAGATACTAAAGGAAGCGAGCTAACGAAAAAAGCATTTGAATTATTAAAAGAAGAACCAAGTTTAAATTTTGTTGGAAATGTTGAAGCAAGAGATTTATTTAATGGTGTCGCAGATGTGGTTGTGACAGATGGGTTTACTGGAAATGCCGTGTTAAAATCCATTGAAGGAACAGCTCAAGCCATTATGAGTAATTTAAAATCATCAATTTTAGATAGTGGATTAAAAGGCAAAATGGGTGCATTGCTATTAAAAGATAGCTTAAAAGAATTAAAACAAAAAATGGACTACTCAAATCATGGCGGAGCTGTCTTGTTTGGTGTCAAAGCACCTGTTGTTAAAACACATGGCTCAACAGGGCCAGATGCGGTGAGACACACAATTAGACAAATCCATACGATGCTTGAAAAAGATGTAGTAAATAATTTAGTTGCTTATTTTGATGAGCATCAAGCATAGACAAAAAAAGCATTTACAAGTAAAATACTAAGTAGAGTGAGTGGCTTAATAAAAGGAGGAACTTACATGTCTAGAGATGAAGTATTTGGTAAAATCCAATCAATTATCGTTGAACACTTTGAAGTAGATGAAGATAAAGTGAATGAAACAACAAATATCAAAGAAGATTTAGATGCAGATTCAATTAGCATTATGGAATTTGTTTTAGAATTAGAAGATGTCTTTGATGCAGAAATTTCTGATGAAGATGCAGAAAAAATTGAAACAGTTGGCGCAGCAGTTGATTATATCGTTGCAAACCAATAATAGGGGCTCTTTGTCAACTAGTGTTGGTAAGAGTTCAAACGTTAGAATTTAGGATCTAGAAAGCTTTATAGTTTTCTAGATCTTTTTTTATATGTTTTGAAAACCACCTGCTATGCGGGTGGTTCTAGAGAGCTTTTAGCATGGTATTCAAAAATCCTCCTAAAATGATAAGATAGATTAGGTTTTCCGCCCACAACTTATCAATCATATAGTAGGTGACTTATGAAAAAGGGTAATCAAAGTTTATTACTCACAACATGGAAATGTCAGTATCATATCGTTCTCGCACCTAAATACAGATGACAAATTACATAACTCAAAAATACTTCCAATGGCGTTTTATAGTTTAATGATTTGTTAGGAATATTATTTCTTTTAGATGCGATAGATTGGATAAAAGATTCTTCAACTTTGTTGCAATCCATTTGTTTAGGTAAGCCATCTTTACGTAATAAACTACTAGAGTGTTCATTTAAAACTCGTTGTGAGGGTGTTCCTGGATCGGCAAAATAACTATCAATATCATTTAGATTGCTGATTGATTTCCAATTAGAAAATTCTTTACCACAATCAAATGTGATTGATTTAAATAGATAGCATGGAAACTTTTTAAACCAATTATTTAAACTATTTTCGATATCTATTGCTCGTCTGCCTATTGGTTTTAACGTAATATTCACTTTCGATAGTCTTTCAACGAGTGTGATAACAGCAATTTTATGATCTTTTCCAACAATTGTGTCACCTTCAAGGTGACACAATTCATTATTAAAGAGTTGATAATCCTTATGACGTTGATGGATGGTTCTTTTAAAGGCTTGTTTGTCTCTTTTTTCTTTATAACCATTTGCTTTCCTTTTACCTTTCATAGGTAATACAGTCAAATCAAACAGTCCTTGCTTAAATAATCTATAAAGAGC contains:
- the rsgA gene encoding ribosome small subunit-dependent GTPase A; this encodes MPKGQICKALSGFYYIDYKGKRYQTRARGNFRNRNITPLVGDWVEFESTNETDGYILDVYERKNDLVRPPVANIDQGVVVSSCVEPNFSTNLLDRFLVTLSEKDIAPIIYVTKMDLASDDVKQEMIEIQKDYEQIGYPVLLAEKESLEDLTDFFKDKLTVFMGQSGAGKSTLLNQLSPDLSLKVGEISESLGRGRHTTRHVELIDLFDGLVADTPGFSSIDFLEMTLDELPKRFPEFVEASVYCKFRECKHRHEPKCEVKRKVETGEILASRYDHYLQFYDEINNRKPVYKKNK
- a CDS encoding Asp23/Gls24 family envelope stress response protein — encoded protein: MAVKIKTQAGTIEISNDVIATVVGGAATDIYGIVGMASKNQIKDNLNDILGKENYSRGVVVRQEENGVAVDVYIMVSYGTKISEVSRNVQEKVKYNLETMLGVVANSVNVFIQGVRVQPE
- the rpmB gene encoding 50S ribosomal protein L28; the encoded protein is MAKQCYITGRKARTGNNRSHAMNASKRTWGANLQKVRILVDGKPKKVWVSARALKSGKVERV
- the pknB gene encoding Stk1 family PASTA domain-containing Ser/Thr kinase; this encodes MINIGTKIGGRYEIIGNIGSGGMANVYLARDLILNREVAIKVLRFDFQDDQNAIRRFQREALAATEMVHPNIVSVYDVGEENGMQYIVMEYVRGTDLKHYIRNYSPIPLDTVVYMMEQILSAVSLAHEHGIIHRDLKPQNILVDEQGNVKITDFGIAIALSETSLTQTNTLLGSVHYLSPEQARGGMSTRQSDIYALGIILYELLTGQVPFEGESAVSIALKHFQKDVPSVRQYNPSIPQALENVVLHATAKEVSDRYKTVNDMYSDLSTSLSPERANEPVYAPSSMTDETIMLTPVKEPEPVVSKMPLEESDLDLHSQNDETSNDKPRSKKRGKAIAAILGILVVIGIGLFALGTKQDEVTIPNIENMPQSEAIKALEAKKIKVNPKIETISDDKIEEGRVVKTQPPIGSKIKQKGEIVLYISSGKKSVSMMDVEGMSKNEAKQALIKFGFKENNISEKQEASSDVEKDNVMSQSIQPGTEIVPENEKITLTISKGPDSFSLAYLTGYTRDQVARYIDSEGLLLRSEGQDYSSSVPQGQVLYTTPAGGTPVKKGDYITVVYSLGPEPVKTEPSSSTEHSSDTTDSTETTQHSGDGNQTNQNQGNQNNNQQNQNNGNTKPSQSEPKEKKE
- a CDS encoding Stp1/IreP family PP2C-type Ser/Thr phosphatase, producing MQIEFQTSVGRKRKNNQDTVGVYKNKKNITLAIVADGMGGHQAGDTASYLAVTGLGEVWEETMLTQKDDVCDWLVDHIQEENARIFDQGSINPEMFGMGTTIVSTVILEDELILAHVGDSRAYIVRDEEIKQLTDDHSLVNELIKTGEISAEMAQNHPKKNILVRSIGVPGEVEVDISLISFKPQDMILLCSDGLTNMLTDDEIKEVMLTDSLLKNRVEKLIELANIAGGTDNITVLIIDFDDDLQEDTP
- the rpe gene encoding ribulose-phosphate 3-epimerase, whose translation is MVKIAPSILSADFSKLGEDVKRVDKAGADYIHIDVMDGQFVPNITFGPALISSIRPMTDLIFDVHLMIVDPERFIDEFVKAGSDIITVHAESTTHLHRVIQQIKASGVKAGVVINPGTPVEVIKPVLSMVDLVLVMTVNPGFGGQKFILECLDKVSELAELRQANGYTYEIEVDGGVDDKTAKECVKAGADVLVAGSYVYKYDDVAEPIKKLKEAGK
- a CDS encoding thiamine diphosphokinase — its product is MKKSVIVLAGSDKSLWPSMDIFDEASHIIGVDRGAYEGVRHGLSVDVAVGDFDSLSSEELSYVKEHVEKVTQYPAEKDETDTEIGISVASELSEDAKIILIGGTGGRIDHFLANLWLPLQDRFKSVTTRLVIKDNQNTISYFLPGDYTLEKEPDKKYLAYVCLTPMTHLSLYDAKYRLDDVDVMQPTSYASNEFVGKTTRFSFSSGIMCVIQSKDK
- the rsmB gene encoding 16S rRNA (cytosine(967)-C(5))-methyltransferase RsmB, producing MSKQKQVPKHIKHTARYTALDLLTKIANNQAYSNVLINEAIKRHQLSDKDARLMTEIVYGTISRQLTLEYYLAPFIKKAKKVDMWVKQLLYLSMYQMLYLDKVPEYGIFNDAVTIAKAKGNPGIGKFVNGVLRNIQRHGVPSIDDIKDDVERLSMEISMPLWLTKRLIDDIGFEETKQLGESLLTPSHVSARIDTRVIARDEAINVLREEGLEVEESQISPYGVVAEKGFLASSSLFKEGKMTIQDESSMLVAPSMQINVNDTVLDACAAPGGKTTHIATFLEADKGGKVISLDIHQHKIKLIELNAERLHVEDVVEAILLDAREVKNNFPDDCFDRVLIDAPCSGLGLLRRKPDIKYHKTPEDFMNLQRIQLEILESIVSKVSQCGIITYSTCTLTHEENKDVVEKFLNKHPEFELIDVSGSEELEKSYHQKQLQLYPHHYHTDGFFISCFKRKT